One genomic window of Limanda limanda chromosome 16, fLimLim1.1, whole genome shotgun sequence includes the following:
- the dhrs12 gene encoding dehydrogenase/reductase SDR family member 12: MSVYRNAVWLVKGLQEYTKSGYEAAAKHFVPADLDVNLSGRSFMITGANSGIGKATAQEIANRGGIVHMVCRNKDRAEAAKDEIVERSKNQNVHVHVVDMSIARQVWEFAQSFSQTDAVHVLINNAGCMVNQRELTEEGLEKNFATNTLGTYILTTALIPALKKVQDPRVVTVSSGGMLTQKLNVDDLQCEKGTFDGTAVYAQNKRQQVILTERWASQHKEIHFSSMHPGWADTPAVQTSMPSFHAKMQSKLRTEAMGADTVVWLAAAAAAVKLPSGLFFQDRKAVATHLPLASSRSTPQEEEKLQAALEEFALKFKP; this comes from the exons ATGTCGGTCTACAGGAACGCAGTTTGGTTAGTGAAAGGCCTTCAGGAGTACACCAA GAGCGGCTATGAAGCAGCAGCGAAGCATTTTGTCCCAGCCGACTTGGACGTGAACCTGAGTGGGAGGTCCTTCATGATAACAGGAGCCAACAGTGGGATCGGAAAAGCCACAGCACAGGAAATCGCCAACAGAG GAGGAATCGTTCACATGGTTTGTCGAAACAAGGACCGAGCAGAGGCAGCCAAAGATGAGATTGTTGAACGGAGTAAAAATCAG AATGTTCACGTCCACGTCGTCGACATGTCCATTGCGAGACAAGTTTGGGAGTTCGCCCAGAGCTTCTCACAAACCGACGCTGTGCACGTGCTG ATCAACAATGCTGGCTGCATGGTCAACCAGAGAGAACTAACTGAGGAGGGTCTGGAGAAGAACTTTGCAACAAATACACTCG GTACTTACATCCTCACCACAGCACTGATACCTGCACTGAAGAAAGTCCAAGATCCAAGAGTG GTGACCGTGTCGTCCGGCGGGATGCTCACACAGAAGCTGAACGTGGACGACCTGCAGTGTGAGAAGGGGACGTTCGATGGCACCGCGGTCTACGCTCAGAACAAA AGACAGCAGGTGATTCTGACGGAGAGATGGGCTTCTCAACACAAAGAGATCCACTTCTCCTCCATGCACCCAGGCTGGGCCGACACACCAG cTGTCCAGACGTCCATGCCATCCTTCCACGCCAAGATGCAGTCCAAGCTGAGGACGGAGGCCATGGGGGCCGACACCGTGGTGTGGCTCGCTGCGGCTGCGGCTGCAGTCAAACTGCCAAGCGGACTCTTCTTCCAGG ATCGTAAAGCGGTGGCGACACACCTGCCTCTGGCGTCCTCCAGGTCGACgccgcaggaggaggagaagcttcaGGCTGCGCTGGAGGAGTTCGCCCTCAAGTTTAAACCTTAG